One genomic window of Eggerthella timonensis includes the following:
- a CDS encoding response regulator transcription factor translates to MYKVMLIDDEDNLQQAIEHLLVSNGYAFCGAKDAERGLEVLAEEHPDLLLLDVMLPGTNGFDLCARIREQGRRIPVIFLSAKCDIVDKSIGFRSGGDDYVTKPFDSTELLLRIEANIRRHKDTIDFARCRNREGVARIGDLEVRFGEYEVRVKGKPVALTTKEFEIVAFLAAHPGKVFTRSQIQEYIWGESDADCKPTNNITVFVRKIREKIEENPSEPKYLLTVQRVGYKMADDLHR, encoded by the coding sequence ATGTATAAGGTCATGCTCATCGACGACGAAGACAACCTGCAGCAAGCCATCGAGCACCTGCTGGTGTCGAACGGCTACGCGTTCTGCGGCGCGAAAGACGCGGAGCGCGGGCTGGAGGTGCTGGCGGAGGAGCACCCCGACCTGCTGTTGCTTGACGTGATGCTGCCGGGCACGAACGGCTTCGACCTCTGCGCGCGCATCCGCGAACAGGGTCGTCGTATCCCGGTGATCTTCCTTTCGGCGAAGTGCGACATCGTAGACAAGAGCATCGGCTTCCGATCCGGCGGCGACGACTACGTCACCAAGCCGTTCGACTCCACCGAGCTGCTGTTGCGCATCGAGGCGAACATCCGCCGACACAAGGACACCATCGACTTCGCCCGCTGCCGCAACCGCGAGGGTGTGGCCCGCATCGGCGACTTGGAGGTGCGGTTCGGCGAGTACGAGGTACGCGTGAAGGGAAAGCCGGTGGCGCTCACCACGAAGGAGTTCGAGATCGTGGCGTTTCTAGCGGCGCATCCCGGCAAGGTGTTCACGCGCAGCCAGATCCAGGAGTACATCTGGGGCGAGTCCGACGCTGACTGCAAGCCCACGAACAACATCACCGTGTTCGTGCGCAAGATCCGCGAGAAGATCGAGGAGAACCCCTCCGAGCCCAAGTACCTGCTCACCGTCCAGCGCGTCGGCTACAAAATGGCTGATGACCTGCATCGTTAA
- a CDS encoding molybdopterin-dependent oxidoreductase encodes MADHSTHGFTRRSFIKGAAALTAAGALVGCSPQTKNLEETDAKQEVPETQIFSGVCRGNCAGGCFLNVHVRDGQVVRTSMREMPDPQYNRICMKGLSHPHRIYSDERLKYPLRRSGERGADEWERISWDEALDEIAEKWNGYVKEFGPASVGLFTGSGNYGLVNGMSVGGVTSRFLAASGIAYLNQTVDAAANFATSRLLGMGYYSTGNEPADMMNAKTILIWGANPAISQIQNMHFLMEARDNGTKLIAIDPMFSQTAARCDEWVPVKPGTDGALALGMMNYIVEQGWQDLDFLREHSVAACLVKESDGKFLRQADLDGSQPSADDAKNAATSLVMGKDGTPVLVGEVADPELEGSFEVEGIKVSTAYQLLLDRIAEYPVSKAAEISGVSEDLIKDVAEQYARNTPASIYTFFGLDHYWNGHWSQGCVGTLAILTGNVGKAGAFCGFQECLGSGLGNAVLASPEGAPGQAAKYNAPFLTKAFDEGEYAGQPFNLKMAMFSHTNAVTNMADRNDTLSWMNRCEFLVGADMLMTDTMRYCDIVLPVAHWFEKEDVFVSYATHPFALLQEKAIEPAFESRADIDIFNDLADRVGCGDLFKITTEEYIEQVFQTKQAQALGADLATLREKKAVRQAGKEGEAYVYGEGGVFATTSKLAELYVENPVGSNPYTEGWDLAKEHLAYWEPALQVGDEARRETYPIQLLSEHSRFRTHTQWFEATMLKEIDTEPFIKLSPADAATYGIATGDRVRAYNELGSVVLTAQINPGLPEGMATCPKGWEAKEFIEGSFTELFTKEGNPFCSNQAYFDCTVAIEKL; translated from the coding sequence ATGGCTGATCATTCGACGCATGGTTTCACCCGCAGGAGCTTCATCAAGGGTGCGGCGGCGCTGACGGCAGCGGGCGCGCTGGTGGGTTGCAGCCCTCAAACCAAGAACCTCGAGGAAACCGACGCGAAGCAGGAGGTTCCCGAGACGCAAATCTTCTCCGGCGTCTGCCGCGGCAACTGCGCCGGCGGCTGCTTCCTCAACGTGCACGTGCGTGACGGTCAGGTGGTGCGCACGTCCATGCGCGAGATGCCCGATCCGCAGTACAACCGCATCTGCATGAAGGGCCTCAGCCATCCGCACCGTATCTACAGCGACGAGCGCTTGAAGTACCCGCTGCGTCGCTCCGGCGAGCGCGGCGCCGACGAGTGGGAGCGCATCAGCTGGGACGAGGCCCTCGACGAGATCGCCGAGAAGTGGAACGGCTACGTGAAGGAGTTCGGCCCCGCATCGGTGGGCTTGTTCACAGGTTCGGGCAACTACGGCCTGGTGAACGGCATGTCCGTCGGAGGGGTGACCAGCCGCTTCCTGGCAGCTTCGGGCATCGCATACCTCAACCAGACGGTGGATGCGGCCGCTAACTTCGCGACGAGCCGCCTGTTGGGCATGGGCTACTACTCCACAGGCAACGAGCCGGCCGATATGATGAACGCCAAGACCATCCTCATCTGGGGCGCGAACCCGGCCATCAGCCAGATCCAGAATATGCACTTTCTCATGGAGGCGCGCGACAACGGCACGAAGCTCATCGCCATCGACCCGATGTTCAGCCAGACGGCCGCGCGTTGCGACGAGTGGGTGCCGGTGAAGCCGGGCACCGACGGCGCTCTGGCGCTGGGCATGATGAACTACATCGTCGAGCAGGGCTGGCAGGACCTCGATTTCCTGCGCGAGCACAGCGTGGCGGCTTGCCTGGTGAAGGAGTCCGACGGCAAGTTCCTGCGCCAGGCGGACCTCGACGGCTCGCAGCCGTCGGCCGACGACGCTAAGAACGCTGCAACGTCCCTGGTCATGGGCAAGGATGGCACGCCGGTCCTCGTGGGAGAGGTGGCCGACCCCGAGCTGGAAGGCTCGTTCGAGGTCGAAGGCATCAAGGTGTCCACCGCCTACCAGCTGCTGCTCGACCGCATCGCCGAGTATCCGGTGAGCAAGGCCGCCGAGATTTCCGGCGTGTCCGAAGATCTCATCAAAGACGTGGCCGAGCAGTACGCACGCAACACGCCGGCGAGCATCTACACGTTCTTCGGTCTCGACCATTATTGGAACGGGCATTGGAGCCAGGGATGCGTAGGCACGCTGGCCATCCTCACGGGCAACGTGGGCAAGGCGGGCGCGTTCTGCGGCTTCCAGGAATGCCTCGGCTCGGGCCTGGGCAACGCGGTGCTCGCCTCGCCGGAAGGCGCTCCGGGCCAGGCGGCGAAGTACAACGCGCCGTTCCTGACCAAGGCGTTCGACGAGGGAGAGTACGCAGGCCAGCCGTTCAACCTCAAGATGGCCATGTTCAGCCACACGAACGCCGTCACCAACATGGCCGACCGCAACGACACGCTCAGCTGGATGAACCGCTGCGAGTTCCTCGTGGGCGCCGACATGCTGATGACCGACACCATGCGCTACTGCGACATCGTGCTTCCCGTGGCGCACTGGTTCGAGAAGGAGGACGTGTTCGTGTCGTACGCGACGCATCCCTTCGCGCTGTTGCAGGAGAAGGCCATCGAGCCCGCATTCGAGAGCCGCGCCGACATCGACATCTTCAACGATTTGGCGGACCGCGTCGGTTGCGGCGACCTGTTCAAGATCACGACCGAAGAGTACATCGAGCAGGTGTTCCAAACGAAGCAGGCGCAGGCCCTGGGCGCCGACTTGGCCACGCTGCGCGAGAAGAAGGCCGTGCGCCAGGCGGGCAAAGAGGGCGAGGCGTACGTGTACGGCGAGGGCGGCGTGTTCGCCACCACCAGTAAGCTTGCCGAGCTGTATGTGGAGAACCCGGTGGGCAGCAACCCCTACACCGAGGGCTGGGACCTGGCTAAAGAGCATCTGGCGTACTGGGAGCCGGCGTTGCAGGTGGGCGACGAGGCGCGTCGCGAGACGTATCCCATCCAGCTGCTTTCGGAGCACAGCCGCTTCCGCACCCACACTCAGTGGTTCGAGGCGACCATGCTCAAGGAGATCGACACGGAACCCTTCATCAAGCTGAGCCCCGCCGACGCCGCGACGTACGGCATCGCGACGGGCGACCGCGTGCGGGCGTACAACGAGCTGGGTTCCGTGGTGCTGACGGCCCAGATCAACCCCGGTTTGCCTGAGGGCATGGCGACGTGTCCGAAGGGTTGGGAAGCCAAGGAGTTCATCGAGGGCAGCTTCACCGAGCTGTTCACCAAGGAAGGCAATCCGTTCTGCTCGAACCAGGCGTACTTCGACTGCACCGTCGCCATCGAGAAGCTGTAG
- a CDS encoding purine-cytosine permease family protein: MAPENDIDYSLSRVPDEAKQPFWRILFIRIGAICCVSQLMLGAALGYGLTFWDAFLATMLGSVLLQVVSWALGTAAAREGLSTSLLSRWAGFGKVGSALFGGVVAISMVGWFGVQNAVFGQGMAEIVPFTDFIGTQEIMPGIMPGITPEYILWAVITGLGITLLVVFGIKAIANFATVFVPLFVIVVVVAAAIILQDHTITELLTTAPPGPALTLGAATTMVAGGFIAGAICTPDYARFLKNGTQVFWMTLIGTFVGELGMNLLAVLLAHAMGTENIVDIMMGTSGIIGVIIVVASTVKLNDINLYSSSLGLATMINALFNKALSRNGLVWALGIVGTLLSVIGIINYFTNFLTLLGVAIPPVAGIMVVDYFVLKRSRATLDASRAKGELPEKVEKWNPIAIVCWIAGFAVGEVTSIMNVGIPGLNSLILAGVLYWVVMKVYASMKKTDTVTFSETDQVL, encoded by the coding sequence ATGGCTCCTGAAAACGACATCGACTACTCGTTGTCGCGCGTTCCTGATGAAGCGAAACAGCCGTTTTGGCGGATTCTTTTCATCAGGATCGGCGCGATCTGCTGCGTATCCCAGCTCATGCTGGGCGCGGCGCTCGGCTACGGCTTGACGTTCTGGGACGCCTTCCTGGCAACCATGCTCGGCTCGGTGCTGCTGCAGGTGGTCAGCTGGGCGCTCGGCACGGCAGCCGCGCGCGAAGGCCTGTCCACCAGCCTGCTGTCCCGTTGGGCCGGCTTCGGCAAGGTGGGCTCGGCGCTGTTCGGCGGCGTCGTCGCCATCTCCATGGTGGGCTGGTTCGGCGTGCAGAACGCGGTGTTCGGCCAGGGCATGGCCGAGATCGTCCCGTTCACCGACTTCATCGGTACGCAGGAGATCATGCCGGGGATCATGCCCGGCATCACGCCCGAGTACATCCTCTGGGCCGTCATCACGGGCCTCGGCATCACGCTGCTCGTGGTGTTCGGCATCAAGGCCATCGCGAACTTCGCCACGGTGTTCGTGCCGCTGTTCGTGATCGTGGTCGTGGTAGCCGCGGCCATCATCCTGCAAGATCACACCATCACCGAGCTTCTGACCACGGCGCCTCCGGGACCGGCGCTGACGCTGGGAGCGGCAACCACCATGGTGGCCGGCGGCTTCATCGCCGGCGCCATCTGCACGCCCGACTATGCGCGCTTCCTGAAGAACGGCACCCAGGTGTTCTGGATGACGCTCATCGGCACGTTCGTGGGCGAGCTGGGCATGAACCTGCTGGCCGTGCTGCTGGCGCACGCCATGGGCACCGAGAACATCGTCGACATCATGATGGGCACCTCGGGCATCATCGGCGTCATCATCGTGGTGGCTTCCACGGTGAAGCTGAACGACATCAACCTGTACTCGTCCAGCCTGGGCTTGGCCACCATGATCAACGCGCTGTTCAACAAAGCGCTCAGCCGCAACGGCCTCGTGTGGGCGCTCGGCATCGTGGGCACGCTGCTGTCGGTCATCGGCATCATCAACTACTTCACCAACTTCCTCACCTTGCTCGGCGTGGCCATTCCGCCTGTCGCCGGCATCATGGTGGTGGACTACTTCGTGCTGAAGCGCAGCCGCGCCACGCTCGACGCATCGCGCGCCAAGGGCGAACTGCCCGAGAAAGTGGAGAAGTGGAACCCCATCGCCATCGTCTGCTGGATCGCCGGCTTCGCCGTGGGCGAGGTCACCAGCATCATGAACGTCGGCATTCCCGGCCTCAACTCGCTCATCTTGGCCGGCGTGCTGTACTGGGTCGTGATGAAGGTGTACGCATCCATGAAGAAGACGGACACCGTCACGTTCTCCGAAACGGATCAGGTGTTGTAA
- the rsgA gene encoding ribosome small subunit-dependent GTPase A, which translates to MRTGQVVKLDRGYPLVRTDEGEFVRCEHATALVKGEEVRAVIGDFVEVTVPEGHDKGIIESIVPRSRAFVRKDPTERALPQVLAANFDRVFVAQPLSDVNVRRLERELVLAYETGAAVTVVLTKADLAESDAEVEAVRDRVRALAGPDVQTIIVSADDSASVEAVRALVPPNTTAVLIGKSGVGKSSLVNMLVGHELQETTPVREDGKGRHTTVSREMVAIPGGGFIMDMPGVRGLGLWEADAGIGAAFADIEEVAERCRFRDCDHEDEPGCAVRAAVESGELSEERFASYQALRRETKDLRARREEARRMRGEKASDRGKAPRKGARRKR; encoded by the coding sequence TTGCGTACAGGCCAGGTCGTCAAGCTTGATCGCGGGTACCCGCTCGTGCGCACCGACGAAGGGGAGTTCGTGCGCTGCGAGCACGCCACCGCGCTGGTGAAGGGCGAGGAAGTGCGTGCCGTGATCGGCGACTTCGTGGAGGTGACCGTGCCCGAGGGGCACGACAAGGGCATCATCGAAAGCATCGTGCCGCGCTCGCGCGCTTTCGTGCGCAAAGATCCCACCGAGCGCGCGTTGCCGCAGGTGCTGGCCGCGAACTTCGACCGCGTGTTCGTGGCCCAACCGCTGTCCGACGTGAACGTGCGGCGCCTCGAGCGCGAGCTGGTGCTGGCGTACGAGACGGGCGCGGCGGTGACCGTGGTGCTGACGAAGGCCGACCTTGCCGAAAGCGACGCCGAGGTGGAAGCGGTGCGCGACCGCGTGCGCGCGCTGGCGGGTCCCGACGTGCAGACGATCATCGTGTCGGCCGACGATTCGGCCAGCGTGGAAGCCGTGCGCGCGCTGGTGCCGCCGAACACGACGGCCGTGCTGATCGGCAAGAGCGGCGTGGGGAAGTCGAGCCTGGTGAACATGTTGGTGGGCCACGAACTGCAGGAAACCACCCCCGTGCGCGAAGACGGAAAGGGACGGCACACCACGGTGAGCCGCGAGATGGTGGCCATTCCCGGCGGCGGCTTCATCATGGACATGCCCGGCGTGCGCGGCCTGGGGCTGTGGGAGGCCGACGCCGGCATCGGCGCTGCGTTTGCCGACATCGAGGAGGTGGCTGAGCGCTGCCGCTTCCGCGACTGCGACCATGAGGACGAGCCGGGGTGCGCCGTGCGCGCCGCCGTTGAATCCGGCGAGCTCAGCGAGGAGCGTTTCGCGTCCTATCAGGCGCTTCGCCGCGAGACGAAGGATTTGCGCGCCCGTCGCGAAGAGGCGCGCCGCATGCGCGGCGAAAAGGCTTCCGATCGCGGCAAAGCTCCTCGCAAAGGCGCGCGTAGGAAACGATAG
- a CDS encoding c-type heme family protein produces the protein MGKHAFSLKTIYLAALTAVFAVSFFAFVAFDLYSQQKQTEQAMLEEARTFAREMDAVWQFMDNSQNVINNTSDGVYEFKGLHCSVVGKSIGRLFSAGSDYAIRYTNFNPRSEQDIPDEFETEALNAFYADRSVTEYYGVASYQGEDRFRYLQALEVDNGCLECHGDPVGELDITDHAKEGWTLASVGGAISIVIPLDQQQEAMRDNVIRDVAYFFMITVFIGLVIYVVTTVFVLRPLGGMHVAFGELKQGRLGASISQRFAAKEVRRLITGFNDMAAELRGMYEHLESQVQERTVDLREANALLERQRDKLEQLNADLAQETQFKSDLLSMVNHELRTPLTSIITFAQISREACDPANEHDRRSWEEIEKNSQILLNMINNMLDIARSDAGSMKATCEPMDLGDVAASVKATMAPLARKYEVSFRTKVASDVPLVNGDYEKTTRMLENLASNAIKFTPDGGSVELRVAYDAGARTVTLSMADDGIGIAPEDQARIFERFVQVDSTSTRKYNGSGLGLALVREYGDMQGFSVSVSSELGAGSTFVITIPEDSIVGEIEGEDDV, from the coding sequence ATGGGGAAACATGCTTTCAGCCTGAAAACCATCTATCTGGCTGCGTTGACGGCGGTATTCGCCGTGTCGTTTTTCGCGTTCGTCGCGTTCGACCTCTATTCGCAGCAGAAGCAAACCGAGCAAGCCATGCTGGAGGAGGCGCGCACGTTCGCGCGCGAAATGGACGCGGTTTGGCAGTTCATGGACAACTCGCAGAACGTCATCAACAACACGTCGGACGGCGTGTACGAGTTCAAGGGACTGCATTGCTCGGTGGTGGGCAAGAGCATCGGCAGGCTGTTCTCCGCCGGCAGCGATTACGCCATCCGCTACACGAACTTCAACCCTCGCAGCGAACAGGATATCCCCGACGAGTTCGAGACCGAAGCGCTCAATGCGTTCTACGCCGATCGTTCGGTGACCGAATACTACGGCGTCGCCTCCTACCAGGGCGAAGATCGGTTCCGCTACCTGCAAGCGCTTGAGGTGGACAACGGATGCCTCGAATGTCACGGCGATCCCGTGGGAGAGCTCGACATCACCGATCATGCGAAGGAGGGCTGGACCCTCGCCTCGGTAGGCGGCGCCATCAGCATCGTGATTCCCCTCGATCAGCAGCAGGAGGCCATGCGCGACAACGTCATCCGCGATGTGGCGTACTTCTTCATGATCACCGTGTTCATCGGCCTGGTCATTTACGTGGTGACCACGGTGTTCGTGCTGCGGCCTCTGGGCGGCATGCACGTGGCGTTCGGCGAGTTGAAGCAGGGTCGCCTGGGCGCATCAATCAGCCAGCGTTTCGCAGCCAAGGAAGTGCGCCGTCTCATCACCGGTTTCAACGACATGGCGGCCGAGCTGCGCGGCATGTACGAGCACCTCGAGTCGCAGGTGCAGGAGCGCACCGTTGATCTGCGCGAGGCGAATGCGCTGTTGGAGCGCCAGCGCGACAAGCTGGAGCAGCTGAACGCCGACCTGGCGCAGGAGACGCAATTCAAGTCCGACCTGCTGAGCATGGTGAACCATGAGCTGCGCACGCCGCTCACGTCCATCATCACGTTCGCTCAGATCTCGCGGGAGGCGTGCGACCCGGCGAACGAGCACGATCGCCGTTCGTGGGAGGAAATCGAGAAGAACAGCCAGATCCTGCTCAACATGATCAACAACATGCTTGACATCGCGCGCTCGGACGCCGGCAGCATGAAGGCGACCTGCGAACCGATGGATCTTGGTGACGTGGCGGCATCGGTGAAGGCCACCATGGCGCCGCTCGCGCGCAAGTACGAGGTTTCGTTCCGCACGAAGGTGGCGTCGGACGTGCCCCTGGTGAACGGCGACTACGAGAAAACCACGCGCATGCTGGAGAACCTGGCCAGCAATGCCATCAAGTTCACGCCCGACGGCGGGTCGGTGGAGCTGCGCGTGGCGTACGACGCCGGCGCGCGGACGGTAACGCTGTCGATGGCGGACGACGGCATCGGTATCGCACCCGAGGACCAAGCGCGCATCTTCGAGCGGTTCGTGCAGGTGGACAGCACATCCACGCGCAAATACAACGGCAGCGGCCTGGGGCTGGCGCTCGTGCGAGAGTACGGCGACATGCAGGGATTCTCCGTGTCGGTGTCGAGCGAGCTGGGTGCCGGCAGCACGTTCGTCATCACCATTCCGGAGGATTCGATCGTGGGCGAGATAGAGGGAGAAGACGATGTATAA
- a CDS encoding hydrolase — protein MRPRLRRIPWFAGLAAALCLVLALSVAAYADEPAEGDNAVNTQQLPDSSFIYDTSIIDLSGADAYYDNQTVQVTGEVIGDSIRAGVSGRHQWITLSSQGDSATISVYMSNESAAKIDTFGKYGTTGTTLQVRGTFHLVCADHEGLSDLHAEAVTVVAPGEQHPDTFDFRAFVPGIIAVVAGLVLLGVFYWLRERQR, from the coding sequence ATGAGGCCGAGGCTTCGTCGCATACCATGGTTCGCAGGCCTTGCCGCGGCGCTGTGCCTGGTGCTCGCGCTGTCGGTCGCGGCGTACGCCGACGAGCCCGCAGAGGGCGACAATGCGGTGAACACGCAGCAGCTGCCCGACAGCTCGTTCATCTACGACACGTCCATCATCGACCTCAGCGGCGCCGATGCCTACTACGACAACCAAACCGTCCAGGTGACGGGCGAGGTGATCGGCGACAGCATTCGCGCCGGCGTGTCCGGCCGCCACCAGTGGATCACCCTCTCTTCTCAGGGCGACTCCGCGACGATCTCGGTATACATGAGCAACGAGTCGGCAGCGAAAATCGACACGTTCGGCAAGTACGGCACGACGGGCACTACGCTGCAAGTGCGCGGCACGTTTCATCTCGTGTGCGCCGACCACGAGGGTCTGAGCGATCTCCACGCGGAAGCGGTGACCGTGGTCGCGCCGGGCGAGCAGCACCCCGACACGTTCGACTTCCGCGCGTTCGTGCCCGGCATCATCGCGGTCGTCGCGGGCCTCGTGCTGCTGGGCGTGTTTTACTGGTTGAGGGAACGGCAGCGGTAG
- a CDS encoding nitrilase-related carbon-nitrogen hydrolase, whose translation MTKMKQRAAKHPAHLALIQFESELCDPAANTEKACRMIAEAAAEGADLVVLPELFSTGYELNIVGPHVPELAEPVDGPTVRALQDAARAGNCYVVAGLALAYDMAGVPFNSSVIIDRQGELMGTYDKQHLWALERFYFRSGCDCPVFDTDFGRIGVMICYDMGFPEVARMLALQGADLILCPSAWCEEDMDVWDVNVPARALENTAFVAAVNRYGVEDQLVMPGHTKVCDPRGHVVAELVEEAEGVLHVELDLDEVVGYRQRSPYLRDRRPDLYDLVLLP comes from the coding sequence ATGACCAAAATGAAACAAAGGGCGGCAAAACACCCCGCGCACCTGGCGCTTATCCAGTTCGAGAGCGAGTTGTGCGACCCTGCGGCGAACACCGAGAAGGCGTGCCGCATGATCGCTGAGGCGGCGGCCGAGGGCGCCGACCTCGTGGTGCTGCCCGAGCTGTTCTCGACGGGTTACGAGCTGAACATCGTCGGCCCGCACGTGCCCGAGCTGGCCGAGCCGGTCGACGGCCCCACGGTGCGTGCGTTGCAGGACGCCGCCCGCGCGGGCAACTGCTACGTGGTGGCGGGCCTCGCGCTTGCCTACGACATGGCGGGCGTGCCGTTCAACAGCTCGGTGATCATCGATCGGCAGGGCGAGCTCATGGGCACCTATGACAAGCAGCACCTGTGGGCGCTCGAGCGCTTCTACTTCCGCTCGGGGTGCGATTGCCCCGTGTTCGACACCGACTTCGGGCGCATCGGCGTGATGATCTGCTACGACATGGGATTTCCCGAGGTGGCGCGGATGCTGGCGCTGCAGGGCGCCGACCTCATCCTGTGCCCGTCGGCGTGGTGCGAGGAGGATATGGACGTGTGGGACGTGAACGTGCCCGCCCGCGCGTTGGAGAACACGGCGTTCGTCGCGGCCGTCAACCGCTACGGCGTTGAGGACCAGCTGGTCATGCCGGGCCACACGAAGGTATGCGATCCGCGCGGCCACGTGGTCGCCGAGCTGGTCGAGGAAGCCGAAGGCGTGCTGCATGTGGAACTCGATCTGGACGAGGTCGTGGGATATCGCCAGCGCAGCCCCTATCTGCGCGACCGACGTCCCGATCTCTACGACCTGGTGCTGCTCCCGTAG
- a CDS encoding TrkH family potassium uptake protein produces MWQRFTLYDVRVIGHYLGVLILFSSLALLVPFITAIACGEWVPATHYLLTIGISLILGSALRYLRIDPGRLNRQQALAVTGFAWIVLAFVASIPLYLSGHYLSYLDALFDGVSGLTTTGASIIVDLDHLSNADNMWRFMMHLLGGFGLIVVALSFGLFGKRAGASLYMSEGRSEHVVPNVVQTTQFIAKIGMGMIFVATVILTAVCLFIGMEPLRAFLQSLWLAISGFTTGGFAPMSQSVMYYHSFPLEIVLMLLMLLGSINFVLHSEVWKGHVEVFFRDLEIRTMVLWLAVMTCVLAASLSASPEFSSLPAMLRRGLFMVISAFSTTGFQNITTNELTTALSSGAFFVLAILMAVGGSGGSTSGGLKFSRMGVIMKSIIATIKEALAPDSARVVVSYNHVGRRILSPEIVKEAMTVFVLYVATYAVGTLVGIAHGYEAPQAIFESVAMASNGGVSSGLSSPGMPASLELFYIAQMWAGRLEFVTLLALVVEIIVSLNPKRRVLKA; encoded by the coding sequence ATGTGGCAACGGTTCACATTGTACGATGTCCGGGTCATCGGCCATTACCTCGGCGTGCTCATCCTGTTCTCCAGCTTGGCGCTGCTGGTGCCGTTCATCACGGCCATCGCATGCGGTGAGTGGGTGCCGGCGACGCACTATCTGCTGACCATCGGCATCTCGCTTATCCTCGGCTCCGCGCTGCGCTACCTGCGCATCGATCCGGGCCGCCTCAACCGGCAACAGGCGCTTGCCGTCACGGGTTTCGCGTGGATCGTGCTCGCGTTCGTCGCATCCATTCCGCTGTACCTCTCCGGCCATTACCTCAGCTACCTCGACGCGCTGTTCGACGGTGTGTCGGGCCTGACCACTACGGGTGCCAGCATCATCGTCGACCTCGATCACCTCTCGAACGCCGATAACATGTGGCGTTTCATGATGCACCTGCTGGGCGGTTTCGGCCTCATCGTGGTGGCGCTGTCGTTCGGGTTGTTCGGCAAGCGCGCGGGCGCCAGCTTGTACATGTCGGAGGGCCGCAGCGAGCACGTGGTGCCGAACGTCGTGCAGACCACGCAGTTCATCGCGAAGATCGGCATGGGAATGATCTTCGTCGCCACAGTCATCCTGACTGCGGTGTGCCTGTTCATCGGCATGGAGCCGTTGCGCGCGTTCCTGCAATCCCTTTGGCTCGCCATCTCGGGCTTTACCACGGGCGGTTTCGCGCCTATGAGCCAAAGCGTCATGTACTATCATTCGTTCCCGCTCGAGATCGTGCTCATGCTGCTCATGCTGCTGGGCTCCATCAACTTCGTGCTGCATTCTGAAGTGTGGAAAGGCCACGTGGAAGTGTTCTTCCGCGACCTCGAGATTCGCACGATGGTGCTGTGGCTTGCCGTGATGACGTGCGTACTGGCGGCATCGCTCAGCGCCAGCCCCGAGTTCTCCAGCCTGCCCGCCATGCTGCGCCGCGGACTGTTCATGGTGATCTCGGCGTTTTCGACCACCGGCTTCCAGAACATCACCACCAACGAGCTGACCACGGCGCTTTCGTCGGGCGCGTTCTTCGTGCTGGCCATCCTCATGGCCGTCGGCGGCAGCGGCGGATCCACGTCTGGCGGTTTGAAGTTCAGCCGCATGGGCGTCATCATGAAGTCGATCATCGCCACCATCAAGGAGGCTCTTGCGCCCGACAGCGCGCGCGTCGTGGTGTCCTACAACCACGTGGGGCGCCGCATCCTGTCGCCCGAGATCGTGAAGGAGGCCATGACGGTGTTCGTGCTGTACGTGGCTACGTACGCGGTTGGCACGCTCGTGGGCATTGCGCACGGTTACGAGGCGCCGCAGGCTATCTTCGAATCGGTGGCCATGGCCAGCAACGGCGGCGTGTCGTCGGGCCTGTCGTCTCCCGGCATGCCCGCGTCGCTCGAGCTGTTCTACATCGCGCAGATGTGGGCCGGCCGTCTCGAGTTCGTCACGCTGCTGGCCCTCGTGGTCGAGATCATCGTGTCGCTGAATCCGAAAAGGCGGGTGTTGAAGGCATGA